The following is a genomic window from Xylanibacillus composti.
CTGTGCCCGTTGCCGTGGATACAGTCAGAATGGGCCCTACAGCAACGCTTGCCCCGGCATTCTGCAATGCCGCTTGCCAGCTGGCCGTCAAGCCGCTGTGCGTAGAGAAGCTTGCCGTCCCGAAGCCCAATTCATCCACACTCGCGAAGCCCTCCAGTGTCTCGGCTCCCCAATCGGCGGCGATCATGTGATCGGCAAGCACAAGCGAGCCGACCTCGGCCCGCTCGGGGAAGCCTCCCCCGATTCCCGCGCTGACTACCAAGGCATAATCCGCTTCCGACAGCGCTTTCGCTGCGGCGGCAGCTGCGAATGCCGGTCCAACTCCTCCGGCAATCACATCCACCTGCGCACAGCCGTTCAACCCTGACGCTATCGCATCGCGTTCGGCAGGCACGGCTGTCACAATGAGCACACGGCCTTGCGGCCGCAGGCTGCTATCTTCCGTTTTCATCTGTCCTTACCCCTTCATTTGCTTGTCCCCCCCATTAAACCACAGATTCAGAATTATGCAATCCCCTTGTGGACAAGGATTGCTCCCGTTGTTAAACCAATCATTTATTTACTTACATTTCTAAAGGATTTATGATAAAATTACCCACGATAACAAAAGTGTGAAAGATGTCGATTAGGAGAATAACTTGGCATGCGAATGCATTCATATAACAGCTTTGCTTGGTCATCAGCAGCCAACAACGGCACGGCTGAACAGAGAAAGGGTGATCTCGGAAATGGACTTCTCCAGAATGTGTCCGAAGTACGAATCCTCGATTGACATTATCGGGAAGAAATGGACAGGTCTGATTATTCGCGTGCTCCTCGACGGGCCGAAGCGCTTCAAGGATATCAAGGAGCAAATTCCGAACATGAGCGACAAGATGCTTACAGACCGAATCAAGGAATTGGAAGGACTGGACATCATCGTGCGCAACGTCTATCCGGAAACCCCGGTGCGCATCGAATACGAATTGACGCCGAAGGGCAAGGATCTGAGAGTAGTAATCGAGGCGATTCAGGCTTGGGGAGAACGCTGGATGCCTGCGCCATGACAGAGACGAGCGAACAGCTCACTAGATACAGTAACAACCGAAAGCGAAATATAAGAAGCTGCCATCGGCAGCTTCTTTGTGTATAGTCTCTACTGCGTAAAGCTTTGGTTATACACGCCCGACTGGTGCATGCCCTGCTGCATCGGCATGTGCTGCATTTGCTGCATAACGCCTTCCAACTGGCGGCAAATTTGCGCCGCATGCTGCATTTGCTGCATCGCGGTTTGATGGCCTTGCAAAGCCGTTTGAATCATCTGAACCGCTTGGCGCTCGCGTCTTGCCAGTTCTTCCAGCTGCTGCGCGTTTTGCTGTTCTTGCTGCAGCATTTGCTGGTACATCTGCGTAGACTGCTGCGTTTGCTGCATCAACTGCTGAATCGTCTGCTCGCATTGTCTGAGCTGGTTGCTTGCTTGTGCATTCATAATCATGGACTGACCCTCCTTCTGTCTTATTCAGTGGATAATATCACCAAGAAGGAGTCAAGTTATACCAATCTCCGGCAAAAATTTCATATTCCGTCCTTCCGTTCCTTGCGGAACTCGGAAGGGGTCATCCCCTTCCACTTGCGAAATTGCTTGGAGAAGTACAAGGCATCCGGATAGCCGACTGAAGCCGCTACCTGTGCTATCGTCAACGAGCTTCTAAGCAGCTCCTCCGCCTTCTTCATCCGAATTTGGAACAAATATTGCACAGGCGAAAGCCCGGTCGTTTGCTTGAAGATTTTGGACAAATGCACGCGATGGTAGCCAAGGTCTGCCGCGATCTGCTCAATGGATATCGGATTGGCGTACTGCAAGGACATGTAGCGAATCGCCTGCTCTACCGACCGGCCCGACGCCGCCTGCTGCTGAGTCTTGGCTATGGCATCCGCATTGGCTTTGCCCAGCTCGTAGAGGAGCAGGCGAAACCATCCGGAAGATTCCGTATCTTCAAGCTGCGTGTGCACATGTTTGTTGAAGCTCGTGCGAATGCGGGCATAATACGTTTCCAACCGAAGCAGATCACATTGCGCCACGACCGGATGCTGCGGCGTAATCCCGAGCGAGGACAAAAACGTTTTTGCATAATGTCCGGTGAAGCCCACCCAGGCATAGCGCCACGGTTCCTCCCTGTCCGATTCATAACTGACCAGCCAATCCGGAAAGATGACAAAGGTATCGCCTTTCGTACAGGAATAAGTATGGCCCGCTATTTCAAGTGTCCCCTTCCCTCCATAAACCGTATGAATCAAAAAATACTCGTGAACGGCTGGTCCGATCTTGTGTCCGCCCACCGGCTCGCCTTGCCCGCTGAACAAAACCGAAAGCTCTCCGATAGCCGGCGCCGGATTCAGAGCCACCTCGAAGCTTTTGTGATCCTGAGCCACACGCATCCCTCACCTTCTCTTGATTCGATACATGCTACAAATATCCATAGGGGGATTGCTTCATTCCATTCTATTCATGCAGTTCTTCCGTTATAGTACAACTATCTTTATATTTTACAGGAGGGTAGTCAGACATGTCCAAAATTACATTTCTAGGGGCGGGCAGCTCCGTCTTTGCGAAGAATGTATTGGGCGACAGCATGATGGTCCCCGCGCTCCAGGATTTCGAATTTGCCTTATTTGACATTGATCCCGTGAGACTGAAAGATTCAGAGCAGATGCTGCTCAATCTGAAGCGTACATTAGGCAGCAGCGTCGCCATCAAGGCTTATTCCAGCCGCAAGGAAGCGCTGCGCGGTGCCAAATACATCGTTAATGCTATCCAAGTCGGCGGGTATGATCCGTGCACGATCACGGATTTTGAAATTCCCAAGAAATACGGCTTACGGCAAACAATTGCGGATACGCTGGGCATCGGCGGCATATTCCGCAATCTGCGGACCATTCCGGTTATGCTGGATTTCGCATGCGATATCAACGAAGTGTGCCCTGACGCGCTGTTTCTGAACTATACCAACCCGATGGCCGTGCTTACGAATGTGATGAA
Proteins encoded in this region:
- a CDS encoding futalosine hydrolase, with the protein product MKTEDSSLRPQGRVLIVTAVPAERDAIASGLNGCAQVDVIAGGVGPAFAAAAAAKALSEADYALVVSAGIGGGFPERAEVGSLVLADHMIAADWGAETLEGFASVDELGFGTASFSTHSGLTASWQAALQNAGASVAVGPILTVSTATGTARTAALLAARLPGAAAEAMEGCGVAAAAQLCGLPVMEIRAISNRVGPRDRESWRIPEALERLQTAGKTLLEVLQ
- a CDS encoding winged helix-turn-helix transcriptional regulator, whose protein sequence is MDFSRMCPKYESSIDIIGKKWTGLIIRVLLDGPKRFKDIKEQIPNMSDKMLTDRIKELEGLDIIVRNVYPETPVRIEYELTPKGKDLRVVIEAIQAWGERWMPAP
- a CDS encoding AraC family transcriptional regulator, with product MRVAQDHKSFEVALNPAPAIGELSVLFSGQGEPVGGHKIGPAVHEYFLIHTVYGGKGTLEIAGHTYSCTKGDTFVIFPDWLVSYESDREEPWRYAWVGFTGHYAKTFLSSLGITPQHPVVAQCDLLRLETYYARIRTSFNKHVHTQLEDTESSGWFRLLLYELGKANADAIAKTQQQAASGRSVEQAIRYMSLQYANPISIEQIAADLGYHRVHLSKIFKQTTGLSPVQYLFQIRMKKAEELLRSSLTIAQVAASVGYPDALYFSKQFRKWKGMTPSEFRKERKDGI